TTCCGCTTCCGGGCCCGGATTCCAATCCGCCTGGAGAAGTTGCCCCTCCGCGGGCTGGGTGCCCGGCAGGCCCCCTCCGTCCGCCCGGGGGCCTTCGCCCGGGTCGGTGGTGTCCTCGGCGCCCGGGCCGGAGGGCCGGGGCATGGCGACCTCCCGGGGGGTGGGTTCGTCCGCGCCCGACCCCGGCGTCCAGGCGGGCCCGCCTCCCAGGCGAGCGGCTTCAGCGCCCGGAGCGAGGGACAAACCCGAGTCGGCGCCGGGCGTGGGGGGCGCTTCGGCGGCCAGAGCCGGTGTCCGCCCTGGATCAACGTTCTCGCCCGCGCCGGGCGTGAGGGCCCCTTCGTCCGCCAGGCCCGCGAGCCGCCTGGGATCCACGCCCAGCGAGGTCGCGTCCTCCCCACCGGAGCCCGGCGTCCACGTCACGGGCGAGGGTCGAGCGGGGTCTGTGGGCTCCTCCGTGCGCGGCGTCGACGTCACGGGCGAGGGCCGGGTGGAGCCGGTGAGCTCCTCCATGCGCGGCATGGACGCCACGGGCGAGGGCCGGGTGGGGTCGGTGGGTTCCTCCGTGCCCGTGCGCGGCGTCCACGTCACGGGCGGTGGTCGCGCGGCGGGGTCGGTGGATTCCTCCGTGCCCGTGCGCGGCGTCCACGTCACGGGCGGTGGTCGCGCGGCGGGGTCGGTGGACTCCTCCGCGCCCGTGCCCGGCACCCACGCGTCCCTGGTGACTTCCTGGTTGTGCAGCCGCACCGGGGGCGCCTTGCGCGCACCGGGTTCCTCCCAGGGCTTCAACTCCCGAGGGGCCGCGTCCTTGCGCGCCTCCGCCTCGGCCGCCGCTTGGCGCAACTTCACCGCGTCCAGCGCCTCCGTCGCGATGTCCTCCTGCGCCCGGAGCGCGTCCGCTTCGCGCTCCACCGGCGCGGTGGGCGGGGCGAGCACCGACGGGAACTCCTGCCGCGTGCTCGCGCGCTCCGACGGCTCGCGCAGCAGCTCCTCCACCAACTGCTGCTCGTGGACCTTCTCTCGCGGGAAGGCCGCCGACATCAGCCGCACCAGGTCCTGGTCCGTCACGCCCGGCGTCAGCTTCTCCTTCAGCGCCGCCAGCGCCTCCGCCATCGCCGCCGCGGTCGGGAACCGGTCGTTCGGTTCGGGCGCCAGCGCGCGCACCAGGAACGCGTCCACCGCGCGCGGCAGGTCCGGCCGGTGACGCCCCGCCGGCTCCCACTGCGGATACGCCGCGCGCCGCCAGCGCTCCAGGGGGTCCCCGCGCTGGGACAGCGGCTTCCACGCGAACAGCTCCCACAGCACCACGCCCGCCGCGTACACGTCCGCGCGCCGGTCCACCGTGCGCTTGCGGGCCTGCTCCGGCGCCATGTACGTGAGGTTCCCAATCACCACGCGCGGCGCCGTCTGCTGCTCCTTCAGCGTGGACTGCGCCGCGCCGAAGTCGATGATCTTCACCTCGCCCGCGTAGCTCACGCACACGTTCGCGGGCGACAGGTCGCGGTGCACCAGGTGCAGCGGGTGTCCGTCCTCGTCCGTCGCGTCGTGCGCGTACGCCAGGCCCTCGCACAGCCGCTGCCCCATCTGGAGCAGCGCGCCCAGGGGCATCATCCGCTGGCGCTGCCGCAGCCGGTACGCCAGCCGGCTCAGCGTCTTGCCCTGCACGTACTCCATGGCGAGGAAGAGCTGCCCGTCCACCTCGCCCATCGCGTACACGCGCGCGATGTTCGGGTGCGCCAGCCGCACCACCACGCGCGCCTCGTCGCGGAAGCGCCCCACGAACTGCCGGTTCTCCAAGAGCCCCGGCAGCACCTTCTTCACCACCACCGCGCGCCGCACGCCCTCCTCGCGCGCGAGGAAGACCTCTCCCATTCCGCCCGCGCCAATGCGGCGCACGAGCGTGTAGGGACCGAAGCGCAGCGGCCCCCTCAGGGGCTCTGGCTCAACGGGCGTCGCCAAGCGCGCGGAACGCCTTGCGGGCCGCGGCGAGGACGTGCGCCACCTCCGGCTCGCCGATGGCCAGCGACACGAACGCCGCCTCGAACTGGCTGGGCGGCAGGTACACACCTTCTTGCAGCATCGCGTGGAAGAAGCGCCCGAACTTCGCCGTGTCCGCCTTCTTCGCGGACGTGTAGTCGAACACCGGCTCCGCCGTGAAGAACACCGTGAGCATGCTGCCCACGCGGTTCACCGTCACCGGCACGCCCGCCGCCTTCGCCTCCGCGCGGAAGCCCTCCTCCAGCAACAACCCCAGCTGCTCCAGCCGCGCGTACGTGCCCGGGGCCGCCAGCGCCTTCAGGCACGCCATGCCCGCCGCCACCGCCACCGGGTTCCCGGACAGCGTGCCGGACTGG
The DNA window shown above is from Corallococcus soli and carries:
- a CDS encoding serine/threonine-protein kinase, which gives rise to MATPVEPEPLRGPLRFGPYTLVRRIGAGGMGEVFLAREEGVRRAVVVKKVLPGLLENRQFVGRFRDEARVVVRLAHPNIARVYAMGEVDGQLFLAMEYVQGKTLSRLAYRLRQRQRMMPLGALLQMGQRLCEGLAYAHDATDEDGHPLHLVHRDLSPANVCVSYAGEVKIIDFGAAQSTLKEQQTAPRVVIGNLTYMAPEQARKRTVDRRADVYAAGVVLWELFAWKPLSQRGDPLERWRRAAYPQWEPAGRHRPDLPRAVDAFLVRALAPEPNDRFPTAAAMAEALAALKEKLTPGVTDQDLVRLMSAAFPREKVHEQQLVEELLREPSERASTRQEFPSVLAPPTAPVEREADALRAQEDIATEALDAVKLRQAAAEAEARKDAAPRELKPWEEPGARKAPPVRLHNQEVTRDAWVPGTGAEESTDPAARPPPVTWTPRTGTEESTDPAARPPPVTWTPRTGTEEPTDPTRPSPVASMPRMEELTGSTRPSPVTSTPRTEEPTDPARPSPVTWTPGSGGEDATSLGVDPRRLAGLADEGALTPGAGENVDPGRTPALAAEAPPTPGADSGLSLAPGAEAARLGGGPAWTPGSGADEPTPREVAMPRPSGPGAEDTTDPGEGPRADGGGLPGTQPAEGQLLQADWNPGPEAEDSGSQPRAVHREGAPPAPEDSPMQNRPSRPGWTPGVGSEDSTTNERPMRKSEDTEPSSRAPARGTASSGWTPGSGEEEATEGAGPSPLALGPDEDADDEHTAVDKPKRPRANASPERRAPTGRTSVGAAPPARAAPPVVEDFPDATRPLSQEELPVPWTPGGAGEATEALEAAKIFGALSRTTGNLPAYLSEQSAPYVAPKEAPRRAAPVVDERPNDTRPIPVRTKTRETLVGYDMDISAALKVAEELKARERELAEAKRKGVKKPAKVVHFQLPRLPWPLPSRYRFWAMLAVVVVVALVLGFGVMWLFVGSSGGE